In a genomic window of Diabrotica undecimpunctata isolate CICGRU chromosome 2, icDiaUnde3, whole genome shotgun sequence:
- the LOC140434705 gene encoding mitochondrial pyruvate carrier 2-like isoform X2 yields MSAIYHKTMSALDKVVPSKLQPLWIHPAGPKTVFFWAPIFKWGLVIAGIADLQRPADTISPSQCGALLATGVIWSRYSLVIIPKNYSLFSVNMFVAMTQCYQMYRAVSYQHKHKSS; encoded by the exons ATGTCTGCCATTTATCATAAAACAATGTCAGCGTTAGATAAGGTAGTGCCATCAAAATTACAACCTTTATGGATTCATCCCGCAG GACCAAAAACTGTATTTTTCTGGGCACCAATATTTAAATGG GGTTTGGTCATAGCTGGCATAGCTGATTTGCAGAGACCTGCTGACACAATTAGTCCATCTCAATGTGGAGCCCTTCTTGCTACAGGTGTTATATGGTCGAGATATTCTTTGGTGATTATACCCAAAAACTATTCCTTGTTTAGTGTTAATATGTTTGTAGCAATGACTCAATGCTATCAAATGTATAGAGCTGTGAG
- the LOC140434705 gene encoding mitochondrial pyruvate carrier 2-like isoform X1 yields the protein MSAIYHKTMSALDKVVPSKLQPLWIHPAGPKTVFFWAPIFKWGLVIAGIADLQRPADTISPSQCGALLATGVIWSRYSLVIIPKNYSLFSVNMFVAMTQCYQMYRAVSNGTMGVKLESIQLIIVATAVLHNIACYTNENDSPVHQEQERTIRFANNIHAPNMDEMLDNR from the exons ATGTCTGCCATTTATCATAAAACAATGTCAGCGTTAGATAAGGTAGTGCCATCAAAATTACAACCTTTATGGATTCATCCCGCAG GACCAAAAACTGTATTTTTCTGGGCACCAATATTTAAATGG GGTTTGGTCATAGCTGGCATAGCTGATTTGCAGAGACCTGCTGACACAATTAGTCCATCTCAATGTGGAGCCCTTCTTGCTACAGGTGTTATATGGTCGAGATATTCTTTGGTGATTATACCCAAAAACTATTCCTTGTTTAGTGTTAATATGTTTGTAGCAATGACTCAATGCTATCAAATGTATAGAGCTGTGAG CAATGGGACAATGGGAGTAAAATTGGAAAGTATTCAGCTAATTATAGTGGCCACTGCTGTTCTCCACAATATTGCTTGTTATACAAATGAAAATGATTCACCAGTGCACCAAGAGCAAGAAAGAACAATTCGTTTTGCTAATAATATTCATGCACCAAATATGGATGAAATGTTGGATAACAGATGA